From a region of the Vitis riparia cultivar Riparia Gloire de Montpellier isolate 1030 unplaced genomic scaffold, EGFV_Vit.rip_1.0 scaffold868_pilon_pilon, whole genome shotgun sequence genome:
- the LOC117910806 gene encoding cysteine--tRNA ligase 2, cytoplasmic-like isoform X1, with product MAETTELRVYNTMTQQKEIFKPVVDGKVSMYVCGVTAYDLSHLGHARAAVCFDVLYRCGFSVKVRGLSGVMKVCDNSEF from the exons ATGGCGGAGACGACGGAATTGAGAGTGTACAACACCATGACTCAGCAGAAGGAGATCTTCAAGCCCGTTGTCGATGGCAAAGTCTCCATGTACGTCTGCGGTGTCACCGCTTACGACCTCAGTCATCTTGGCCACGCCCGCGCCGCCGTCTGCTTTGACGTCCTCTACCG GTGCGGGTTTAGCGTAAAAGTAAGAGGTCTATCTGGTGTGATGAAAGTGTGTGACAATTCAGAATTCTGA
- the LOC117910806 gene encoding cysteine--tRNA ligase 2, cytoplasmic-like isoform X2, producing the protein MAETTELRVYNTMTQQKEIFKPVVDGKVSMYVCGVTAYDLSHLGHARAAVCFDVLYRLGKNFLFFFIFILIPGAGLA; encoded by the exons ATGGCGGAGACGACGGAATTGAGAGTGTACAACACCATGACTCAGCAGAAGGAGATCTTCAAGCCCGTTGTCGATGGCAAAGTCTCCATGTACGTCTGCGGTGTCACCGCTTACGACCTCAGTCATCTTGGCCACGCCCGCGCCGCCGTCTGCTTTGACGTCCTCTACCG TTTaggaaagaattttttattttttttcatttttatattaattccaGGTGCGGGTTTAGCGTAA